The genomic segment GCACTGCCCAGGCCGAAACGGAGTAAAACCGAAAAGTATCCGCCCGGCCCCCCTCCGCCCCGGCCCCAATATTCAAAGAACTGCCGGACCAGGGTCAAAAGCCCGGCCACCAGCAGTTGGCTGGAAAGCTGGTCCTTGTAGAGCCTTTCCCGCAATGACCCGGCCCAGTATCCTGAAACCGCTCCGCTGAGGGTGAACAGGCCCATGGTGGACGGGTGGTAACAGTCGGCCATGAAGCCGGCCGTCACCCCGGTCAATATCCCCGGGCCGGTGCCCAGGGTCAGGGCCGTCAGCCCGATGATCATGGCGATGAAATCCGGCTGCAGCCTCCAGACCGACAAAAGTCCGGAAAGCGAGTACTGGACGAACACCGCCAGCCAGGCCAACAAAAACAGTTTTAAATTCCTCATTGCGGGGCTTTCTCCATCTGCAGCGGAGTGGTATCGGGAAGTTCTATCCTGAATTCCGGCGCCCGGATGATTATCTGAGGCTGGTATGATCTTTTCATTTTCCTGGCTCTGGCGGCCATGGTATCCGGGGCCGCCACCGGGGTCAGCAATGGCAGCGGCGGGTTCTGCCCGCCCCTGATCACCAGCACCTGATTGATGCGGTTAAGGTCCAGGGACGGCCGGACCTCCACGTCCAGCACCAGTTTTCTCTTGTCCACCCCCGCCTTCTCCACCACCCCCAGCATCAGTCCGTAGGGGAACACCCCGCCGTAGCCGGAGGATACTATGGTGTCGCCTACGGCCACATCGGCCCGCAGGGGAACCCGGTCGAACAGGCAGGACATTCCGGCCTGGGTCCGGAATATCCCCAGCACCCTGCTGCGCAAGTCAATTGCGCTGACCCTGGAATCCGGGCTGAACACGGTCTGAACCGCCGATTGGTTCTCATCCGCGCTGGAGATCAGGCCCACCAGGCCCAGGGTGGAGATCACCACCATTCCCGGTGAAAGGCTGTCTCCGGCGCCCTTGTCGATCAAAAGATCAGGACTGAGCAGCACCGGCTCCCTTCCCGCTATCTGGGCGGTAACCAGATTCCAGGAAGACAGCTGCTTGAGTTCCAACGCCTGGCGCAACCCGGCATTCTGCCGGGCCGCTTCCATCAGCGTAGAATGCTCCAGGCTGAGGCTGGCCAGTTGGTCCTTTAGAACGGCGTTCTCTTTCCAGCTGGCCAGCAGAGAGCGGGCCCGGGACAAAGGCCATTCCAGGGGAGCAAAGATAGTGCCCACCACTTTCTGCCCCAGCCACAGTTTGGCGCCCTGGGGCAGGATCATCAGGGTGATTGACAGAATGACTGCGGCTCCTAGCGAGGCCCAGTCGGTCTTTTTAAGAAATCTGAAGTTTAACAGCCGCATGTATGTTCAGTATTTTATGAACTCTTTAGCCACAAAAGCTTGCACTGAGCAGAGCCGAAGTGGCATAAAGGGCACAAATAAGCTTAATTGAAAAATATGAGACTAATTATCCCTTTCTTTATGGGAAGGACTGGGAACCCTCATTGGCCGCTGATAAACGCAGATTATTATCCATACGATCAGCGTTAATCCGCGTCCGGAAAAATATTATTTGTTCTTATTCCTTGCGGCTCTGCATCAGCACCTTTTCATAATCGGCCGGGGACTCCAGCACCTTGCCGGCGCCCAGCACGATGCATTGCTGGGTTTCCACCGCCAGTTTGATCGGCAGGTTGGTCTCCTCCCGCAGCAGGGCGTCCAGGCCCTTCAGCAGGGATCCTCCCCCGGTCATGGTAATCCCGGCGTCCACGATGTCGGCCGCCAGTTCCGGCGGGGTCTGCTCCAGCGCTTTCTTGACCGCCAGCACGATCTGTGACACCGGCTCGCGCAAGGCCTCGCGGATCTCCTCGCTCTTGATCTTGATGGCCCGGGGGATGCCCTGCACCACGTCCCGGCCCTTGACCTCCATCTCCTTGCTTTCCTCCACCGGGAAGGCCGAGCCGATCCTGATCTTGATCTCCTCGGCGGTCTGCTCCCCGATCAGAAGGTTGTGGGTCTTGCGCAGATATTCCAGGATGGCCTCGTCCATCTCGTCGCCGGCTATCCGGATGGAGGTGTTGCGGACGATGCCGGAAAGGGCAATCACCGCAATCTCGGTGGTGCCGCCGCCGATGTCGATCACCATGCTGCCCATGGCCGAATCCACTGGCAGGCCCACCCCGATGGCGGCGGCGATGGGCTCGGCGATCAAAAAGACCTCGCGGGCCCCGGCGTGCTCGGCCGAGTCGCGCACCGCGCGCTTCTCCACCTCGGTGATGCCCGAGGGAACGCAGATGATCACCCGGGGCCGGATCAGGGTCCGGCGCTTTTGGGCCATCTTGAAGAAGGCCCTGATCATCTCCTCGCAGATCTCAAAGTCGGCGATCACCCCGTCCTTCATGGGCCGGATGGCCCGGATCTCGTCGGGGGTGCGGCCCAGCATCTTCTTGGCCTCGTTGCCCACTGCGATCGGCATCCCGGTCTTCTTTTCGATGGCCACCACCGAAGGCTGGTTCAGCACGATTCCCTTGCCGGCCACGTAGACCAGGGTGCTGGCGGTTCCCAGATCCATGGCCATGTCGTGGGAGATCACGGATCCGAAGATGTCGCTTAGTATGTCCCTGAGGTCAGGCAGTTTTATCATTATTCCTCCAATTGGATGGTATGTTCAAAGTATTAAAGTATCAAAGTAGAATCAGTAGTAAAGTGAGAATCGAGCAAAGCGCAAATGTATATGGCAGGCCTCACCGGAGGCCTTGATGGATACTAGCGATAGTCTTTAGGCTATCGCAGCAGGAAGAATCAGCTCCCGGTGCTCTCGTAAGCCTTGACCCCCTGTTTCCAAGTGAACATCCCCAGCCCAAAGAAGATCAGGCCGATGGCCGGGGTCAGCCAGGCGTAGATCCCGTATCCCTTGCGGCCCAGCACCTGCACCGCCGGATAAAAGGCGGTAAAGGCGTAGGGAATGATCCAGCACAAAATGAACCTTAACTTGGGATCGTAGATGGTGACCGGGTAGCCGGAGAAATTCTGCATCAGGTGAAGCACCGAGACCAGGCTGCCCCGGTCGTTGAACCAGAAGGTGGCGCTGATAACGGCGGTGAATATCCCCAGATAGATCAGGCAGGCCGACACCACCATTCCCAGGATCATCAGGTGCTGCAGAAAGGAAAGGGATATTTTCAGGTGGTGCAGGGAATAGGCCATGATCATCAGTCCCACCAGGATGTTGGAGATCTCCTCAAAGTGCACCCGCTCGATGATCACCTGAAAGAAGCTGTCCAGGGGCCGCAGCAGCACCCGGTCGAACCAGCCCTCCACGATGTAGCGCTCGCTCACTTCGAACAGGTTGGAGAAGAACAAAAAGAACAGGCCTAGGGTCAGCTGGGAGAATCCGTAGATGTAGAATATCTCGTAGCGGTACCAGCCTTTTAGGTGCGGCACCTTGCCGAACAGGGCGGCCACGAAAAGCACCCCGATCATCTGGGTCATGAAATTGGCTATGAACCCGGCCCAAAAGTCCTCGCGGTAGGCCAGCCGGGACTTGAGCGAGTTGGAAACGTTGGCCCAGGCCAGGTTTATGTAGAATATAATTCGTCGCATCTAATGATCAAAATTCAGATATATTACCAAATCAGGGTGTCAATTGGATTTAGTTTAAAACACATTATTGCGCTGATTGCCAATATTAAAAAAATCACAATATAGCCAAATACTTTTCTAAATATGCCATGCGAAGATCTAACGATTCTGAAACCGAAAAAACTCAGTATCAATGTTGACCATAGACCCATTGCTGAAAACAGTCTCGGAATTTTGTAAAATAGCGTTCCATAAAGTGGGTTATATATATCATAGGGTTTTGCAAACAAACACATAAATGATAATATTAGTATAGCTATGTAAAGCGTAAAGAAACTGAAATAAGGTATCGTTTTTCGGTAAAAAATACAAGATAACGTACAGATACTAATCGTTAATAACGAAATAAAATTTATAAATAAACTGACAATATACTGCATATTACCGAAAAGCATTTTAGTGTTCAAAAAATGCAATGTTAAACAAAGAAATACAATACCAATAATGAAATAAAGTTTCTTTGACAAAGTGTGATTCATTACCCCCCCTGTATCTCCAGCCTCCTGATCCCATAGTGCCACAGCAGCTGCCCGGCGGCGTAGATGATGATGATCCACATTATCTGCAGCAGCACCCCCTGGTGGACGCGGGACAGCGGTTCCATGCCCAGGTAGATCCGGAGCGGCGCGTAGGCGATGTACTTGAAGGGCAGCCAGAACAGGGCCTTTTGGACCCAGCCCGGGAAAAAAGTGATGGGGATCATCACCCCGGAGAAGACCTCCACCAGCAGCTGCTTGAAGCGGAACACCCCCTCGTTGTTGCGGGTGAAGAAGGCCACCAGCCCGGTCAGATAGCTGATGCCGGCGTGCAGGAAGAAGCTTAAGACCATGCTCAGGGGAAAAAGATACGGCCCCAGCTTGCCCGAAGGCAGCTGGACCGGGAACAGCAGCGAAGCCACCACTATGATGGGCAGGGTCATGAAGATGAACATGAACACGGCCCGGCCGAAGGAGCGGAAATAGTGGTAGAGCTGGAAATTGGTGGGTTTCAGCAGGTCCATCACTATCGATCCGTCCTTGACCGCGTCCCCGATCATCCGGTCTATCCGATTGGCAAAAAAGGTCCGGGCCGACCAGCCGATCACCACGTAGGTCATCATCTGCTCCATGGTGAACCCGGCTATCACCTGCCGGCCGGAATAGACCGCCTTCCACAGGAAATAGTTGAGGGCGATGATCAGCAGATAGGAGACAAAGCTGGCCAGCACCTGAAAGCGGTAGGCCAGGTAGGTAATGTAGCCCAGCCGCATGAACTGCCAGTATTTGGCGGACCGCATCCTCATTGGACCTTCCGCCCCTCATAGACCTTGCGCACGATCTCCTCGATCGGCGGCTCCTCCAGCCCGATATCGCGGACGTCCAGGCTGGACAGCAGCAGGTGCATCAGCTGGGCGACGTTCACCTGGCTGCGGTTGAAGCTGATCTCCCAGTGGTAGGCGTCGGTGGACTGCAGGTCCAGGGGAAAGTCCTTAAGCAGGTCGGCCAGCCCCGACAGCTTTACCGGGAAGATGGTCTCCAGCAGCAGCCGGCGGCTGGCGTCCACCCCGTCCTTGAGGGCCTTCAATTCCCCGTCGTAGATGATCTTTCCGGCGTCTATCATCAGCACCCGGCTGCACAGTTCCTCGATGTCGGACATGTCGTGGGTGGTCAGGATGACGGTGGTGCCGTACTCCTGGTTGATCTCTTTGATGAATTCCCGGATGTTGGCCTTGACCGCCACGTCCAGCCCGATGGTGGGCTCGTCCAGAAAGACTATCCTGGGATTGTGAAGCAGCGAGGCCGCCAGATCGCAGCGCATCCGCTGGCCCAGGGAAAGCTTGCGCACCGGGACCTCCAGCAGTTCCTTCAGTCCCAGCACCCGGTCAAATTTCTCCAGCCGGGCCTTGTAATCGGACACCGGGATCTCGTAGATCTTTTGCAGCAGGTTGAAGGACTCCATCACCGCGATGTCCCACCACAGCTGGGTACGCTGGCCGAAGACCACCCCGATCTGCTTGACGTGCTGGTAGCGCTGCTTGTAGGGGATAAGCCCTTGGACCCGCACCCGGCCCGAGCTGGGCACCAGGATCCCGGTCAGGATCTTGATGGTGGTGGATTTTCCCGCGCCGTTGGGGCCGATGTAGCCCACGATCTCCCCAGCATCAATGGAAAAGTTGACCTGGTTCACGGCGTGAACGGTCTCGTATTTTCGGGCCCAAAGATCCTTGAAAGCCCCCGTCAGACCGGGCCTCCGGCGGTAGCGTTTGAAATCCTTGACCAGGTTATTTACTTCGATGATCGGCATAAACTCATTTAAGGCAGAATAATAAAGAAAAAATCAAGATCCCAAATCATAAACAAATAATAATGTTCAAACACTAAAATCAGTTTAAAGTTTTGTGATTTTTATATTTGAGATTGTTTAGTTTTTAAGAATTAGGGCTTAGAATTTATGAAATTTATGGCATTTTATTCAAACTTGTATTTTATCACAAGTCCTAAATACTGTCAATGCAATAAATTAAGCTATCAAAAATAATTATGTAAAAAATAAAGAACGAAGCTAATACTTCGTTCTTTTTAACGCGTTTAGAGCAATCCATGTGTTTTTTTATACTTTTATTCCCCAAACTATCATCCGCGACAGGGCTTTGAGCGGGATCTTGGCAAAATCCTCCAAAACGGAGTCTATCAGCTTCCCAGCCTCCGGCCCCCAGCGTTTTATATAGGCGGACCGCCGCTCCTCCAGGGTCTTGGACATGATTCCGACATAACCCGGGGTGTCGGGGACATCCAGACCTGACGACCGGATGTCTTTCAGTCCCAGCTTTCCCAGAAGAGCAATGTAATCCTCCAGCAGATGCAGGCCCCAGCAGGCTTTCCCTTCCAAAGCCGCCAGTTGGACGTTCATCCGCTCCATCCTCCCCTCTGCCGACTGGGTTTCCACGTCGGCAAAGCCGTCCCTGATCTTATCGTAGACCACGAACACCCCGCCCGGGGCCAGCACCCGGATGCAGTCGGCCAGGGCTTTGGCCACGTCGCCGTCCTGGCTGACGAAGTCGTGCAGGGCCATCCGGGAGATCACCAGCCCGGCTGATCCGTCCGGCAGGGGCAGGCTGGTGGAATCAGACTGCAGCACTTCCAGCCGAAGGTCCTTGAACCGTTCCTTAAGCTTGGCGGCCGTGGTATCCAGCCGCTCCACCGCGTACAGCTTCCCGGTGATCTTGATGTATTTCTGCAGCAGTTCGTCGGTGAAATCTCCCATGCCCGCCCCCAGCTCCACCGCCGGCAGGACGAGCTTATCGAACAACGGCTTGAGCGACTTCTGCTCCTCGAGCTCCAGGGCTTCTTCCTTTAGAAAGTACTGCCGGGACTCGTCTTCGGAGATCCCTGCCTCCTTGGCAAAAGCGATTATCTCTTCCTGCTTGATCATAGTATCCTTTCATTGGCCATGAATTCGTTGTATTCTGCGGTTATTTCAAAACCCAGTTTTTGGTAGCATCTGATGGCATCCGCGTTGTCGGTCTTTACATTGAGCCCGATGATATCAACCGTCTTCAGCAGGTTCCGGCACAAGGCCGCCGTGACAATGGTTCCCAGCCCTTGGCCCCGGAACTCAGGCAAAGTGGCGATGTTCCCCAATGCCACCACTTTGTATTTCGGAGAATAGACATGGATCCCGGCGATGCTGGTCAAACGGCCTTTCTGCCGGAGGCCGAAATACTGCCCGGTCTCCAGCATCCGTGCGTCGAACCAGTTGCCGGGATAGGCGGAAGCGTAGAAGTCCAGAATCTCATCTTTGTCCCTGGCGTCAAGTTGAATGGCGCCGGTGCTGTCGATATCACCCAATTTGCTGCTGCCGGTCAAGGTCATTTTATAATGGGTGCCGTGTGGTTCTATCAAAAATCTGTCTTCCATGGAGCTTTCCAGACCCGGAGTCAAATGGCAATAGAACCTTTTAGGGATTTTATCCTTAAGTTCATCAAGCAGCCCCGGCATTGCAGCAGAACCGGAATCATCCAATGCCAGCAGCACCGGGAGTTCTGTGCCTGTATACAAGAGCGCCAGGGCACTGATCATTCCCTTCTGTTCCAAGGCGTACCAGGCAGTATAGGGAAAAAAGAAATCATCCAGGTCGCCTAGCTCGTACAGGTGCAGGACGGTGTTTTGGCGCAGGAATGACTCGATGACAGCTTTATCTTTTAAAATAACCATAAAATATTTTCCGGACGCTGATGAACGCTGATATTACCTTTTAATTTGTCAAAAGATCAGTTCAATCTGCGTTTATCGCTCGACTGAGCGTTAGCCGAAGTCTGCGCCCCATTTAAGGCAGCGTGTTTCTCATTCAGTTTCTTCACTTCCCTCAATATCATCACCGCGGTTATGGACGCCGCAGTAATATCGGCGATCGGCCCGGACAGCCAGATCCCGTCCATCTTCAGCAGCGGAGGCAGCAGCAGCACCAGGGGGATCAGCACGATCACCTGGCGCAGAAGGTTGAGGAACATGGCGATCTTTGCCTTGCCGATGGCCTGGAAGAAATTGGAGCTGACCACCTGGAAGCCCACCACCGGGAAGGCCGCCAGCAGAAGCCGCATCCCCCGGACCCCGATGGCCATCAGCGCCGGATCGCTGCGGTTGAACAGCCCGATGATCGCCCCGGGGAACAGCTGCACCGCCAGAAAGCCGGCCGAGGTGATGGAGGTTCCTGCGATTACAGCTATCTTGAGGGTCCGTTTGACCCGGTCGTATTGCTGGGCCCCGTAGTTGAAGCCGATGATGGGCTGGGAGGCCAGGTTGATGGCCACCACGCAGAACACCACCATCATGGATATGCTGCCGATGATGCCCACGGCCCCCACCGCCCGGTCCCCGCCGTACTTGATCAGCTGGATGCTGAACAGGGCATTGATGACGCTGCCGGCCAGCTGCATGGCGAAGGGCGCCATTCCGATGGAGAAGATGCCCAGCACGATGCTTTTCTCCAGCCTCAGGTTCGGCCATTTAAGCCGCAGGAACCCGTCCTTCCTAAGGAAATGCGACTGCACCCAAAGGCTGGACATGGCCATCGACAGCACGGTGGCGATGGCCGCGCCCCTGACCCCCATCTTGAAGACAAAAATGAACAGCGGATCCAGCAGGGCGTTGGCCGCCGCCCCCAGGATCATGGTGTACATGGCCGTTTTGGCGTTCCCCTCGGCCCGGATCAGATTGTTCATGCCGAAGCCGGTGACCTCGAAGATATTCCCCCACAGGATGATGGTGATGTAGTCCCGGGCGTAGCCCAGGGTGTCAGGCCCGGCCCCGAACAGCGCCAGGATCCGGTCGCGGAACAGCAGGCCCAGGCTGGTCATGGAAACAGCCACCAGCACCATCAG from the candidate division TA06 bacterium genome contains:
- the mreD gene encoding rod shape-determining protein MreD, whose translation is MRNLKLFLLAWLAVFVQYSLSGLLSVWRLQPDFIAMIIGLTALTLGTGPGILTGVTAGFMADCYHPSTMGLFTLSGAVSGYWAGSLRERLYKDQLSSQLLVAGLLTLVRQFFEYWGRGGGGPGGYFSVLLRFGLGSALFTVLLGALLMPPMKHFLPRPGKTKLSLV
- the mreC gene encoding rod shape-determining protein MreC, with protein sequence MRLLNFRFLKKTDWASLGAAVILSITLMILPQGAKLWLGQKVVGTIFAPLEWPLSRARSLLASWKENAVLKDQLASLSLEHSTLMEAARQNAGLRQALELKQLSSWNLVTAQIAGREPVLLSPDLLIDKGAGDSLSPGMVVISTLGLVGLISSADENQSAVQTVFSPDSRVSAIDLRSRVLGIFRTQAGMSCLFDRVPLRADVAVGDTIVSSGYGGVFPYGLMLGVVEKAGVDKRKLVLDVEVRPSLDLNRINQVLVIRGGQNPPLPLLTPVAAPDTMAARARKMKRSYQPQIIIRAPEFRIELPDTTPLQMEKAPQ
- a CDS encoding rod shape-determining protein, giving the protein MIKLPDLRDILSDIFGSVISHDMAMDLGTASTLVYVAGKGIVLNQPSVVAIEKKTGMPIAVGNEAKKMLGRTPDEIRAIRPMKDGVIADFEICEEMIRAFFKMAQKRRTLIRPRVIICVPSGITEVEKRAVRDSAEHAGAREVFLIAEPIAAAIGVGLPVDSAMGSMVIDIGGGTTEIAVIALSGIVRNTSIRIAGDEMDEAILEYLRKTHNLLIGEQTAEEIKIRIGSAFPVEESKEMEVKGRDVVQGIPRAIKIKSEEIREALREPVSQIVLAVKKALEQTPPELAADIVDAGITMTGGGSLLKGLDALLREETNLPIKLAVETQQCIVLGAGKVLESPADYEKVLMQSRKE
- a CDS encoding ABC-2 family transporter protein; this translates as MRRIIFYINLAWANVSNSLKSRLAYREDFWAGFIANFMTQMIGVLFVAALFGKVPHLKGWYRYEIFYIYGFSQLTLGLFFLFFSNLFEVSERYIVEGWFDRVLLRPLDSFFQVIIERVHFEEISNILVGLMIMAYSLHHLKISLSFLQHLMILGMVVSACLIYLGIFTAVISATFWFNDRGSLVSVLHLMQNFSGYPVTIYDPKLRFILCWIIPYAFTAFYPAVQVLGRKGYGIYAWLTPAIGLIFFGLGMFTWKQGVKAYESTGS
- a CDS encoding ABC-2 family transporter protein, which translates into the protein MRMRSAKYWQFMRLGYITYLAYRFQVLASFVSYLLIIALNYFLWKAVYSGRQVIAGFTMEQMMTYVVIGWSARTFFANRIDRMIGDAVKDGSIVMDLLKPTNFQLYHYFRSFGRAVFMFIFMTLPIIVVASLLFPVQLPSGKLGPYLFPLSMVLSFFLHAGISYLTGLVAFFTRNNEGVFRFKQLLVEVFSGVMIPITFFPGWVQKALFWLPFKYIAYAPLRIYLGMEPLSRVHQGVLLQIMWIIIIYAAGQLLWHYGIRRLEIQGG
- a CDS encoding ATP-binding cassette domain-containing protein, producing the protein MPIIEVNNLVKDFKRYRRRPGLTGAFKDLWARKYETVHAVNQVNFSIDAGEIVGYIGPNGAGKSTTIKILTGILVPSSGRVRVQGLIPYKQRYQHVKQIGVVFGQRTQLWWDIAVMESFNLLQKIYEIPVSDYKARLEKFDRVLGLKELLEVPVRKLSLGQRMRCDLAASLLHNPRIVFLDEPTIGLDVAVKANIREFIKEINQEYGTTVILTTHDMSDIEELCSRVLMIDAGKIIYDGELKALKDGVDASRRLLLETIFPVKLSGLADLLKDFPLDLQSTDAYHWEISFNRSQVNVAQLMHLLLSSLDVRDIGLEEPPIEEIVRKVYEGRKVQ
- a CDS encoding class I SAM-dependent methyltransferase, which encodes MIKQEEIIAFAKEAGISEDESRQYFLKEEALELEEQKSLKPLFDKLVLPAVELGAGMGDFTDELLQKYIKITGKLYAVERLDTTAAKLKERFKDLRLEVLQSDSTSLPLPDGSAGLVISRMALHDFVSQDGDVAKALADCIRVLAPGGVFVVYDKIRDGFADVETQSAEGRMERMNVQLAALEGKACWGLHLLEDYIALLGKLGLKDIRSSGLDVPDTPGYVGIMSKTLEERRSAYIKRWGPEAGKLIDSVLEDFAKIPLKALSRMIVWGIKV
- a CDS encoding GNAT family N-acetyltransferase — encoded protein: MVILKDKAVIESFLRQNTVLHLYELGDLDDFFFPYTAWYALEQKGMISALALLYTGTELPVLLALDDSGSAAMPGLLDELKDKIPKRFYCHLTPGLESSMEDRFLIEPHGTHYKMTLTGSSKLGDIDSTGAIQLDARDKDEILDFYASAYPGNWFDARMLETGQYFGLRQKGRLTSIAGIHVYSPKYKVVALGNIATLPEFRGQGLGTIVTAALCRNLLKTVDIIGLNVKTDNADAIRCYQKLGFEITAEYNEFMANERIL
- a CDS encoding MATE family efflux transporter codes for the protein MDRTQELGHTPVGKLLWKYFVPAIVGVLTNALYNVVNRIYIGRGVGSLALAGLTVTFPIMIIAMAFGMLVGMGASSLVSIRLGQQNKPAAEKILGNAFTLMVLVAVSMTSLGLLFRDRILALFGAGPDTLGYARDYITIILWGNIFEVTGFGMNNLIRAEGNAKTAMYTMILGAAANALLDPLFIFVFKMGVRGAAIATVLSMAMSSLWVQSHFLRKDGFLRLKWPNLRLEKSIVLGIFSIGMAPFAMQLAGSVINALFSIQLIKYGGDRAVGAVGIIGSISMMVVFCVVAINLASQPIIGFNYGAQQYDRVKRTLKIAVIAGTSITSAGFLAVQLFPGAIIGLFNRSDPALMAIGVRGMRLLLAAFPVVGFQVVSSNFFQAIGKAKIAMFLNLLRQVIVLIPLVLLLPPLLKMDGIWLSGPIADITAASITAVMILREVKKLNEKHAALNGAQTSANAQSSDKRRLN